Proteins encoded within one genomic window of Triticum aestivum cultivar Chinese Spring chromosome 2D, IWGSC CS RefSeq v2.1, whole genome shotgun sequence:
- the LOC123055820 gene encoding uncharacterized protein has product MANLAAAGCVFQPTGRELIGHYLIPRAGLGGVFFPGIIEEGVDVLSLRPRALSFPENHRRDYGEVWGFFFAAKPAGETCPMPDAGGCWEQYGQEKAYYGGEGGREAVAFRRRFAYRYTCRDGEVISQTRWRMKEYRLNRNAAAFRRAHPGPVPPDVVFVVHKVYRKPLIPPPPPPDSSSSEDEGSESYIVYPQLDEIMRRLTMGN; this is encoded by the coding sequence ATGGCTAATCTGGCAGCAGCTGGCTGCGTGTTCCAACCCACCGGCCGTGAGCTCATCGGCCACTACCTCATCCCcagggcggggctcggcggcgtcTTCTTCCCCGGCATCATCGAGGAGGGCGTGGACGTCTTGTCCTTGCGCCCACGCGCGCTCTCCTTCCCGGAAAACCACAGGAGGGATTACGGCGAGGTATGGGGCTTCTTCTTCGCGGCAAAGCCCGCCGGCGAGACGTGCCCGATGCCGGACGCGGGCGGGTGCTGGGAGCAGTACGGCCAGGAGAAGGCGTActacggcggcgagggcggccgggAGGCAGTGGCGTTCCGGCGCAGGTTCGCGTACCGCTACACATGCAGGGACGGGGAGGTAATATCGCAGACGCGTTGGCGGATGAAGGAGTACCGGCTCAACAGGAACGCGGCCGCCTTCCGCCGCGCGCACCCGGGCCCCGTGCCGCCGGATGTCGTCTTCGTGGTCCACAAGGTCTACAGGAAGCCGCtgatccctccgccgccgccgcccgacagcagCTCCAGCGAGGACGAGGGCTCCGAGAGCTACATCGTGTACCCGCAACTCGATGAGATCATGCGGCGGTTAACGATGGGGAACTAG
- the LOC123049507 gene encoding uncharacterized protein: MANLAAAGCVFQPTGCELIGHYLIPRAGLGGVFFPGIIEEGVDVLSLCPRALSFPENHRRDYDEVWGFFFAAKPAGETCPTPDAGGCWEQYGQEKAYYGGEGGREAVAFRRRFAYRYTCRDGEVISQTRWRMKEYRLNRNAAAFRRAHPGPVPPDVVFVVHKVYRKPLITPPPPPDSSSSEDEGSESYIVYPQLDEIMRRLTMGN; the protein is encoded by the coding sequence ATGGCTAATCTGGCAGCAGCTGGCTGCGTGTTCCAACCCACCGGCTGTGAGCTCATCGGCCACTACCTCATCCCcagggcggggctcggcggcgtcTTCTTCCCTGGCATCATCGAGGAGGGCGTGGACGTCTTGTCCTTGTGCCCACGCGCGCTCTCCTTCCCGGAAAACCACAGGAGGGATTACGACGAGGTATGGGGCTTCTTCTTCGCGGCAAAGCCCGCCGGCGAGACGTGCCCGACGCCGGACGCGGGCGGGTGCTGGGAGCAGTACGGCCAGGAGAAGGCGTACTATGGCGGCGAGGGCGGCCGGGAGGCAGTGGCGTTCCGGCGCAGGTTCGCGTACCGCTACACGTGCAGGGACGGGGAGGTAATATCGCAGACGCGCTGGCGGATGAAGGAGTACCGGCTCAACAGGAACGCGGCCGCCTTCCGCCGCGCGCACCCGGGCCCCGTGCCGCCGGACGTCGTCTTCGTGGTCCACAAGGTCTACAGGAAGCCGCTgatcactccgccgccgccgcccgacagcagCTCCAGCGAGGACGAGGGCTCCGAGAGCTACATCGTGTACCCGCAACTCGATGAGATCATGCGGCGGTTAACGATGGGGAACTAG